A genomic region of candidate division WOR-3 bacterium contains the following coding sequences:
- a CDS encoding response regulator, with amino-acid sequence MSLVLLDYQLPDIDGLTVLEEVKKRKPALPVVMISGFGTNAGLWVAVDRTNRVVVTKGHLLRNVIDAAKKSGHSDIGYVHVPA; translated from the coding sequence TTGAGCCTGGTCCTGCTCGACTATCAGTTGCCGGACATAGATGGCCTGACCGTGCTCGAGGAAGTCAAGAAACGCAAGCCTGCCCTGCCGGTAGTGATGATATCGGGATTCGGCACCAACGCTGGCTTGTGGGTCGCAGTCGACCGCACGAACAGGGTTGTCGTCACCAAGGGACACCTGCTGCGTAATGTGATAGACGCCGCGAAGAAATCAGGGCATAGCGACATCGGGTACGTGCACGTACCGGCCTAG